A single window of Candoia aspera isolate rCanAsp1 chromosome 3, rCanAsp1.hap2, whole genome shotgun sequence DNA harbors:
- the REM1 gene encoding GTP-binding protein REM 1: MTLNIQRGSSMSPCQRRASTPLPGSRSERPSPRTRQAEPCHPQLGHSSSCEPRACLPEPCGGWLSESSGSNESCGSLYRVVLLGDPGVGKTSLVNLFAGVQEKDYSLEQQREDTYERTLSVDGEETTLVVIDTWEAEKRSSEEDHWLHHDCMQVGNAYVIVYSITDRGSFESASELRIQLRRTRQAENIPIILVGNKSDLVRSREVSVEEGRACAVVFDCKFIETSAALQHNVTELFEGVVRQIRLRKDSKEANERRMSLYKRKESLTKKVRRFLDQLAARNNKKVALKVRSKSCHDLSVL, encoded by the exons ATGACTCTGAACATCCAACGTGGAAGCAGCATGAGTCCTTGCCAGCGGCGGGCCAGCACCCCGCTTCCTGGGTCTCGCTCAGAGCGGCCGAGCCCTCGAACCAGGCAGGCCGAGCCCTGCCACCCACAGCTGGGACACTCATCATCCTGTGAGCCCCGAGCCTGCCTCCCAGAGCCCTGTGGCGGCTGGCTGTCCGAGTCCTCTGGCTCCAATGAATCATGCGGATCCCTCTACCGTGTGGTGCTCCTTGGTGATCCTGGCGTGGGCAAGACCAGTCTGGTGAACCTCTTTGCCGGGGTTCAAGAAAAGGACTACTCACTGGAACAACAGAGAG AGGACACCTATGAGCGCACCTTGTCCGTGGATGGGGAGGAGACCACGCTGGTGGTGATCGACACCTGGGAGGCTGAAAAGCGG TCTTCGGAGGAAGACCACTGGCTGCACCATGACTGCATGCAGGTGGGCAACGCCTACGTCATCGTCTACTCCATCACAGACCGGGGCAGCTTTGAGAGCGCGTCCGAGCTGCGCATTCAGCTCCGCCGCACCCGGCAGGCAGAGAACATTCCCATTATCCTGGTGGGGAACAAGAGCGACCTGGTGCGCTCCCGAGAGGTGTCTGTGGAAG AAGGCCGAGCCTGCGCCGTGGTCTTTGACTGCAAATTCATTGAGACGTCGGCTGCCCTCCAGCACAACGTGACCGAACTCTTTGAGGGGGTGGTGCGGCAGATCCGCCTGCGGAAGGACAGCAAGGAGGCCAACGAGCGGCGGATGTCACTTTACAAGCGCAAGGAGAGCCTCACCAAGAAGGTCCGGCGCTTCCTGGACCAGCTGGCGGCTCGCAACAACAAAAAGGTGGCTCTGAAGGTCCGTTCCAAGTCTTGCCACGACCTGTCCGTGCTGTGA